From Nocardia sp. NBC_00416:
AGCGGACCCGACAGCGAGAGCCGTGTCTTCACCGGGTATTTCGACAGTTCCGCCCGGATCTCGTCCATCGGCCGGTTCAGGTCGACCTGCACGACATCGCCGCCGAGGATCTCGTCGGTCTGCTCGGGAAGGTACTGCGCGGGTTCGCGTTCGAGCTGTTCCAGGAAGACGCCTTCGGGCGTGATCTTGGCCAGCGCCTGCCGGTCCGCCGAGCACGACACCGCCAGCGCGACCGGGCAGCTCGCGCCGTGGCGCGGCAACCGCACCACCCGGACGTCGTGACAGAAGTACTTGCCGCCGAACTGGGCGCCGATCCCGAACGACTGGGTCAGTGTGAACACTTCCTGCTCGAGTTCGAGGTCGCGGAAGGCGTGGCCGGCCATCGACCCCTCGGTGGGCAGGGTGTCCAGATAGTGCGCCGAGGCGTATTTCGCGGTCTTCAGCGCGAACTCGGCACTGGTCCCGCCGATCACCACGGCGAGGTGGTACGGCGGGCAGGCCGCGGTGCCCAGCGAGCGGATCTTCTCGTCCAGGAACTCGATCATCCGCGCGGGGTTCAGGATGGCCTTGGTCTCCTGGTACAGGAACGATTTGTTCGCCGACCCGCCGCCCTTGGCCATGTACAGGAACTTGTAGGAAGGCTGCGCGGTATCGCCGGGCGTCGAATACAGCTCGACCTGGGCAGGCAGATTGGAGCCGGTGTTCTTCTCGTCCCACATGGTGACGGGCGCCAGCTGCGAATAGCGCAGGTTCAGCTTCGTGTAGGCGTCGAACACTCCGCGGCTGATCCATTCGGCGTCGTCGACGCCGGTGAGCACACCTTCGGATTTCTTGCCCATCACGATCGCGGTGCCGGTGTCCTGGCACATCGGCAGGATGCCGCCGGCCGAGATGTTCACGTTCTTGAGCAGGTCCAGCGCGACGAAGCGGTCGTTACCGCTGGCCTCGGGATCGTCGATGATCCGGCGCAGCTGGGCCAGATGCGCGGGCCGCAGATAGTGGCTGATGTCGTGCATCGCCTCCGCGGTCAGCATCCGCAGGACCTCGGGGTCGACCTGCAGGAAGGTCCGGCCGCCGGATTCGAAGGTGCTGACGCCCTCCGTGGTGAGCAACCGGTACGTGGTGTCGTCGGCGCCGATCGGGAGCAGGTCTGAATAGCGGAATTCGGGAGCGGTCACCGATCGCACTCCTTTGGAGGTGGGCTGCGGTTCGAACACGGCACAGCCGCGGGGTGAACGCCATTGTGCCGGGGGTCAAGCACAACGAGCCTAGCGACCGGCGCGCGAAGCCCTGCTAGTTAGGCAAACCTAAATCGTAACCTCTCGAACGCGAGTACGGGCAGACTCGGCATAGGCCGCTCCTGATGATCGCCGGTTCGGAAGCGGAGAGCGCCTATTTCAGCCGGGAGGCGATCGACCGCGCAGCCGAGCCCGAGGAGCTCGTCGTCATCGACGGCGCCACCCACGTCGATCTCTACGACAAGGACGAATACGTCACCCCGGCCGTCACCGCGCTCACGGAGTTCTTCGGCAGGCATCTGGGCAGCGAATGAGGCCCGCCGCGCCGCCACCGGAGGTCCGGCGCGGCCGGCGAGTCCACTACCGCGACAGCGTCACACCGAGCCGGTGGCCGATTCCGGCAACCGGATCTGCGCCGCCACGTCGACGCCCAGCCGACGTTCGAAGCCTTCGGGAATCACGATGTCGGAGCGCTCCAGATCGGTGATGCTGGTCTTGCGCAGTCCGAGCAGCGCGGAATCGATACCGCCACGCAGGATGTCGAGCACGTTCTCCACCCCGGCCTGCCCGTTCGCCGCCAGACCCCACAGGTAGGCGCGGCCGATCATCACCGCGCGGGCGCCGAGCGCCACCGCTTTGACCACATCGCTGCCGCGCCGGATGCCGCCGTCCAGCAGGATCTCGATCTCGTGTCCCACCGCGTCCGCCACCACCGGCAGCGCACGGATGGACGCCGGGGTTCCGTCGAGGTTGTTGCCGCCGTGGTTGGACACCGAGATGGCGGCCACCCCGGCGTCCACGGCACGGCGCGCGTCGTCCACCCGCATCACACCCTTGAGCATCACCGGCCCGCCCCACTGCTCGACCACCCAGGCGACATCGTCCCAGTCCGGCGCCGTGGTACCCATCCATTCGCCGTATGCCCCGAAGAATCCGGGGGCCGGGGCGTCACCGAGTGCCATATTGGGGGCGGTGAGGTCGGGCAGCGAACCGGATCGCAGGTAGCGGGTGAGCCAGCGGGGTTTGGCAACCACCTGCGGCGCGAAACCCGCCATGGTGCGCAGATCCAGTTTCTCCGGGATCACCGGACTGCCCCAATCGCGACCGTGCGAAAAGGACCAGTCGAGAGTGAGGATGAGTCCGACGGCGCCCGCCGCCTTCGCCCGGGCCATCCGCCCGGCGATGTCGTCCTTCGAGCCGCACCAGTAGAGCTGGAAGAAGGTGGACGGGTTCGCGGCGACGACCTCTTCGACCGGTTTGCTCGCGAACGACGACAGCCCCATCGCGGTACCGCGCGCCGCGGACGCGCGAGCGACGGCCACCTCGCCGTCGGGGTGCACGGCCTGGACCCCGGTCGGCGAGATGATCACCGGCATCGAGATCTGCTGGCCCAGCACGGTGGTGGACTGGTCGCGTTCGCCGATCGGGCCGGCGACGTGCGGCGCGAAACCGAGTTCGCCGAACGCCGCCTGGTTGTCGTCGATCGTCTGACCGCGTTCCGAGCCGGCGACCAGCGCGCCGTATACCGATTTCGGCAGTCGTTTCTTCGCCCGCCGATGGGCTTCGGCGACGGTTTCGAACCACGGATTCATGGTCGGATCCTTTCCACTGGTTCCGGCCACCACTGCCGGATCTGTTCGGACAATTGGGAGACGAGCCGGTCGAGCAACTCCGCGCCCTCGGCCGCGGTGGCGCCGGTGGGGTCGCCGAGCACCCCGTTGGCGCTCACCGCCCCCACTCCGCCCTCTCGCAACCGCGGCAGGATCTCGGCCAGCGGACGTGTTTCGCCGGGTTCGGCGCGCTCGGTACGCACTCTGCCCGGATCGAGACTCAACTGCAGGGAGGTCTCGGCGCGCCCGGCGTGGGCGTCACCGGCGTAGCGCGGGAGATACAGGCGGACGTCGCGCGATTCCGCGCGTAACAGGGTCACCGCGCGGCGCAGGGCCTCGATATTTCCGCCGTGGCCGTTGACCAGGACGATCCGGTCGAAGGTTTCGGTGGCGGAGCGGCACAGTTCGACGATGAGCAGTTCCAGGGCGGCCTGCCCGATCGAGAGGGTCCCGGGGAAGCCGGCGTGCTCGCCGCTGGCGCCGTAGGAGACGGTGGGCGCGATGAGCACGTCCGGCCGGCGCGCGGCCAGGCCGGTGCACAGGGCGCGGGCCAGATCGCTGTCGGTGGACAGCGGCAGGTGCGGGCCGTGCTGTTCGGTCGCCCCGACCGGGACCGCGAGTACCGGCGCGGCCGCGCGCAGCGCGCCCACCTCGGGCCATGTGAGGTCCACCACCATCATGCGGCGAGATTATCGTCAGTGACTGACATAATCAAGGGGTTCACGCTGGGGACTTCGTTCCGTGGACTGCTGCGCCTCACGTCGACATCGGATCCGGACATCGAAAGCCGGCGCACCACTGGAGCCGAGTTCAGCAAGGCACTTCGAGGCCGAGGCCCGCGTCGTCGTTCAGCCCGCCGAGCGCATGCGCCGCAGGCGCAGGTCGTCAGGGTTGAACGACGACACTCAGGGGGCCTCGCCCCCGCGCGCGCCGACGCGCCGAAAGCAGAGCACTATTTAACCTGTGACGGCACAACATCCCCGGGGCCGCCCGCGGGGCACCACCAAACGCGAACTCGAACTCATCGCGATGCGGTTGTTCAGCGAGCAGGGATTCGACGAGACCACCGTGGAACAGATCGCTGCCGCGGCCGGGATCAGCGGCCGCACCTTCTTCCGTTACTTCTCCGGAAAGGCGGAGGTGCTCTGGTATTCGTTCGACGACGAGGTGACCGCGCTGCGCGCCGCCTTCGCCACCGTGCCCGAGGCCGAGCCGATGATGTCGGCAGTGCGCAGGGTGGTGGTGAATGCCAACCGCTACCGCGCCGAGGACGTGGCCGAACTGCGGGTCCGGATGAAACTGGTCGCCGATGTCCCGGCGCTGACGGCGACCGCCGGCACCCATTACGACGCCTGGGAGCGGGCGGTGGGTGAGTTCGCGGCGACGCGACTGGGCGAGCCCGCGGACGCGCTCGTCCCGATGGCCGTGGGCCGGACCACCCTGGCCGCCGCCCGCGCCGCCTTCGACGCCTGGCTGGCGCGGGCGGACGCGGACCTCACCGTCTACCTCGACCACGCGCTCGCGGCGCTCGAACGAGGATTCGCGGTACCCGATGCGAACTCCGTCACGCCGACGCGATAAAACCGGACCAGCAGGTTTCACCAGTATGGGCGCAGGGGTATGACTAGGCTCGGTAACGGCACGACCGCCGGAAAATCTATGATGTACGCGACCGCCGTCGAAAGGGGCACAAGTTACATGTCCGAGGTGTCCATGGGCCTTTCGGCGGACTCATTGGCTGCGGGACCCGTCGACAATCTGCTACCGCAGCTCGTCGAACACCTGCGCCAGAACCGCACCGCGCTCCGGGAGGAATGGGCCCGGCGCATCACCGAGGCGCGGCTGCTCACCGCGATGACGCCGGAGGAAGTCTTCTCCGAGGCCACCTCGGTGTACGACAACTACGTCGAGGTGCTGGAAACCGGTAGCGTCGAGGCGCTGCAGGCCTACGCCCGCGATCTCTCCGAGCGCATCATTCCCCGAGGCGTGGAGACCGACGAGGTCCTCGGCATGGTGTTGCTGCTGCGCGATGTGCTGGCCCGTTCGCTGTTCGAGAAGTACCAGTCCAATTTCGAGCTGCTCAACTCGGTGCTCGACGCCTACGAACCGGCGGCCAACCGGATCGCCAACACCGTGGCCATCTCCTTCGTCCAGGAACGCGAACGCGTCATCCGCCAGCAGCAGGAAGCCATCCGCGAGCTGTCCACCCCGGTGCTCCAGGTGCGCGAACAGCTGCTCATCCTGCCGATAATCGGCGTTCTGGACAGTCAGCGCGCCCGCCAGCTCACCGAGCAACTGCTGCGGGCCATTCGGAACAACCGTGCCAAGGTGGTCGTCATCGATATCACCGGTGTACCCGATATCGACTCCACCGTCGCCAACCACCTGGTGCAGACGGTGGACGCGTCCGGACTGATGGGCGCCAGCGTGATCATGACCGGCCTGTCGTCGGAGATCGCGCTGACCCTGGTCACCATCGGGCTGGACCTGTCGAAGATGAACGCGGTCGGCGACCTGCAGGGCGGTATCGAGGAGGCGGAGCGGTTACTGGGCTACGAAGTGTCGAGAGTGACCGAGCGCAGCGAACGCGATTCGCGCTGACCGGAATTCGATAATGCCAGTACCGATCCTCAAACAGGGCACCTATCTCATCGCGTCGGTGCAGTCCGCACTGACCGATGCCGATACCGAGCGGCTGCAGGACGACCTGATGAAACAGGTCAGCAAGTACCGCGCCCAGGGCATCATCGTCGATGTCACCGCCATCGACGTGATGGACTCCTTCGCGGCGAGGTCGCTGCGAACCATCGCGCACATGACCCAGTTACGCGGTGCCGAAACCGTCATCGTGGGCTTGCAACCCGAGGTCGCGTTCGCGATGGTGCAACTAGGCCTCACCTTCGAGGACATGCACACCGCACTGGACCTCGAGGAGGGCTTGGCCTGGCTGAACCGCAAGGCTTCGCGGCGCCAGCACCGAGATGGTCGTGACAGTGCCCGCTGAACAGGTGGTTATCGCGGTGAAGATGTCGAACGACATCGTGACCGCACGTCAGGCCGGACGTGAGCTGGCCGAAGAACTCGGCTTCACGCTCACCGATCGGACGATGATCTCCACAGCGATCTCCGAGGTCGCGCGGAATATCACCAGTTACGCCGGCAGCGGTGAGATCCGACTGCAGGTCGACGAACGCGACGGTCGCCGCGCCCTCGTGGTCCAGGCAAAAGATCAGGGGCCCGGGATCATCGATATCGCCCGGGCCATGGAGGACGGTTACTCGACCGGCCTGGGCCTGGGACTGGGACTTCCCGGCGCCAAACGGCTGATGGACGGTATGGCCATCGAATCCGCGCCCGGTGCAGGCACGTTGGTGGAGATGTGGAAGTGGGTACCCCACGGTGCATGAGGACGGGTTCATCGGCCGGATCGAATGGGCCATGGCCGGCCGCGCCCTCCCTGGACAGGATGTGTCCGGGGATCGCTGTGTCGTCCTGGACACCGGCACCGGCACCGTGCTGTTCGCGGTTCTCGACGGCCTCGGCCACGGTACGGCGGCGGCCGCCGCGGTGGACCGGGCCACCCGGGTGCTCGCCG
This genomic window contains:
- the mftR gene encoding mycofactocin system transcriptional regulator (MftR, the mycofactocin system transcriptional regulator, is an uncharacterized TetR family DNA-binding transcription factor. Its role is inferred by context. It occurs as part of the biosynthesis locus for mycofactocin, a partially characterized electron carrier derived from the terminal Val-Tyr dipeptide of the precursor peptide MftA, through a radical SAM enzyme-mediated process.), whose protein sequence is MTAQHPRGRPRGTTKRELELIAMRLFSEQGFDETTVEQIAAAAGISGRTFFRYFSGKAEVLWYSFDDEVTALRAAFATVPEAEPMMSAVRRVVVNANRYRAEDVAELRVRMKLVADVPALTATAGTHYDAWERAVGEFAATRLGEPADALVPMAVGRTTLAAARAAFDAWLARADADLTVYLDHALAALERGFAVPDANSVTPTR
- a CDS encoding STAS domain-containing protein; protein product: MSEVSMGLSADSLAAGPVDNLLPQLVEHLRQNRTALREEWARRITEARLLTAMTPEEVFSEATSVYDNYVEVLETGSVEALQAYARDLSERIIPRGVETDEVLGMVLLLRDVLARSLFEKYQSNFELLNSVLDAYEPAANRIANTVAISFVQERERVIRQQQEAIRELSTPVLQVREQLLILPIIGVLDSQRARQLTEQLLRAIRNNRAKVVVIDITGVPDIDSTVANHLVQTVDASGLMGASVIMTGLSSEIALTLVTIGLDLSKMNAVGDLQGGIEEAERLLGYEVSRVTERSERDSR
- a CDS encoding anti-sigma regulatory factor, giving the protein MVVTVPAEQVVIAVKMSNDIVTARQAGRELAEELGFTLTDRTMISTAISEVARNITSYAGSGEIRLQVDERDGRRALVVQAKDQGPGIIDIARAMEDGYSTGLGLGLGLPGAKRLMDGMAIESAPGAGTLVEMWKWVPHGA
- the mftD gene encoding pre-mycofactocin synthase MftD (MftD, an enzyme found in the mycofactocin biosynthesis locus, performs an oxidative deamination of 3-amino-5-[(p-hydroxyphenyl)methyl]-4,4-dimethyl-2-pyrrolidinone (AHDP). The resulting compound, now called pre-mycofactocin (PMFT), is a biologically active redox cofactor that can oxidize the non-exchangeable NADH of TIGR03971 family SDR-type oxidoreductases.) translates to MNPWFETVAEAHRRAKKRLPKSVYGALVAGSERGQTIDDNQAAFGELGFAPHVAGPIGERDQSTTVLGQQISMPVIISPTGVQAVHPDGEVAVARASAARGTAMGLSSFASKPVEEVVAANPSTFFQLYWCGSKDDIAGRMARAKAAGAVGLILTLDWSFSHGRDWGSPVIPEKLDLRTMAGFAPQVVAKPRWLTRYLRSGSLPDLTAPNMALGDAPAPGFFGAYGEWMGTTAPDWDDVAWVVEQWGGPVMLKGVMRVDDARRAVDAGVAAISVSNHGGNNLDGTPASIRALPVVADAVGHEIEILLDGGIRRGSDVVKAVALGARAVMIGRAYLWGLAANGQAGVENVLDILRGGIDSALLGLRKTSITDLERSDIVIPEGFERRLGVDVAAQIRLPESATGSV
- the mftE gene encoding mycofactocin biosynthesis peptidyl-dipeptidase MftE, with product MVVDLTWPEVGALRAAAPVLAVPVGATEQHGPHLPLSTDSDLARALCTGLAARRPDVLIAPTVSYGASGEHAGFPGTLSIGQAALELLIVELCRSATETFDRIVLVNGHGGNIEALRRAVTLLRAESRDVRLYLPRYAGDAHAGRAETSLQLSLDPGRVRTERAEPGETRPLAEILPRLREGGVGAVSANGVLGDPTGATAAEGAELLDRLVSQLSEQIRQWWPEPVERIRP
- a CDS encoding fumarate hydratase, with the protein product MTAPEFRYSDLLPIGADDTTYRLLTTEGVSTFESGGRTFLQVDPEVLRMLTAEAMHDISHYLRPAHLAQLRRIIDDPEASGNDRFVALDLLKNVNISAGGILPMCQDTGTAIVMGKKSEGVLTGVDDAEWISRGVFDAYTKLNLRYSQLAPVTMWDEKNTGSNLPAQVELYSTPGDTAQPSYKFLYMAKGGGSANKSFLYQETKAILNPARMIEFLDEKIRSLGTAACPPYHLAVVIGGTSAEFALKTAKYASAHYLDTLPTEGSMAGHAFRDLELEQEVFTLTQSFGIGAQFGGKYFCHDVRVVRLPRHGASCPVALAVSCSADRQALAKITPEGVFLEQLEREPAQYLPEQTDEILGGDVVQVDLNRPMDEIRAELSKYPVKTRLSLSGPLVVARDIAHAKIKERLDAGEEMPQYLRDMAVYYAGPAKTPDGYASGSFGPTTAGRMDSYVDQFQAAGGSFVMLAKGNRSAQVTRACKEHGGFYLGSIGGPAARLALDCIKSVEVLEYPELGMEAVWKIEVEDFPAFIVVDDKGNDFFAETQKPIALRVRTRSKERV
- a CDS encoding alpha/beta hydrolase, yielding MIAGSEAESAYFSREAIDRAAEPEELVVIDGATHVDLYDKDEYVTPAVTALTEFFGRHLGSE
- a CDS encoding STAS domain-containing protein, which encodes MPVPILKQGTYLIASVQSALTDADTERLQDDLMKQVSKYRAQGIIVDVTAIDVMDSFAARSLRTIAHMTQLRGAETVIVGLQPEVAFAMVQLGLTFEDMHTALDLEEGLAWLNRKASRRQHRDGRDSAR